The stretch of DNA GAATAACCTCTCTGGTATAATTTTCAAAAGGATACTGATCGTTTGATAGCAAGATTCTTTCACTCCTGTTGCTGGTGAATAATACTATCACACTTTAGCCTCAAGAGCATAAAAAAATGTAGCTACTCAGGCACAAAGCCTTGCCCCTCTGAACCTGATGAAATGTTACCATTTTTCTCTCCTTTCTTCCGAAGAAAAGATAGTAACTCATAACCTGTACGGTAAACGGCCTGCACAGGTATGCGGATGCTTTTGGGCATTCGAGCGCAGAGAGAGTTAAGGAGAGGAATTATGAAAAGGTTAATAACAGTTCTTACTTCGTTGGTTGTGATGATCATTATAACGAGCATACCAGGTTCTGTCGCCAAGGTGACCGAGGGGGCAAAGCTGGAAACAGGTATATTGCACACCATTCCCTGTCTGAGGGAAAAGTCCCTGCCAGCCAGGGAAATCGTACCGGCTTCGGAAAAGATAATCAGCCACCCTGTTAATGCTGTAGAGCCCCTCATTGCTGATCTTAAGGATCAGGATCCGCAGGTACGGGAAGATGCTGCCGAGGCATTGGGAAAGATCAAAAATGTCCGGGCAGTGGAGCCTTTGATTGCAGCCCTGAAGGATGAAAGTCCGAAAGTGCGGGAAAATGCTGCCGAAGCACTGGGGAGAATCAGGGATGCCGGTGCAGTGAATTCTCTGATCGTTGCCCTTCAGGATGAGGATCGTAATGTGCGGGAGGAGGCGGCCGAGGCACTGGGAAGGATAGGCAAGGCCGGTGCTGCGGTGGAGCCCTTGATTGCCGCCCTGAGGGATGAAGACCAGGAAGTACGGGAGGAGGCAGCCGAGGCACTGGGGAAGATCAAGGACTTGCGGGCTGTAGAACCGCTGATCGCTGCCCTGAAGGATGAGGAACCGGAGGTGAAGGAGAATGCTGCCAGGGCGCTTCGGAAAATAACCGGAGAAGATTTTGGCCAGGACCCTGCGAATTGGGAGAAATGGCTGGAGCAGGAGAAGAAATCTCCTTTGTAACTCAGGTTGTTGAGGCTGTTCCCTGAGAAGTCAGGAGCCAGAAGTCAGGAGCCAGAAGAAAAGCGTTTCTCCTGACTTCTGACTCCTGTTTTTTCCATCTGTTCATTCCCCTCATACTGGAGAGGTATGAGGGGAATGAACGAGTTAAAGAGAGAGATTAAATTAAATAACCGCCGGCGTCAATGCCGCCGTGAAAGAGCCATTTGAAGCAACGGACGAGCCTTGGGTCATGGTAAAGGTACCGAACATCGCGGTGGACGAAGTCAGCGTACAGGCTACATCGAGCCGGATAGTCTGACCGGCAGCGTTAAGACCGGTTCCGGAAAGGATTACCTGATTGTTGAGCACCGTTCCGGTCACATCGATCGCTGATCCGAGAATCGGATGGTTGACGAGCTGAACAAACCCGGTCACGTTGCTCACGAGTACCGGATCCTGAACGATATTGATGGTTATGGGTCCATTGGCTACAACCACCGCCCCTTTGGTGAAGATATTGGACCATGTGCCATCCCACGTTCCAAACTGTTCGGCCAGACCGTATCGTAAACCGCCCAGGCCGCCATAGAGTCCCAGGCCGCCATACAGACCGCTCAGTCCATAGAGCCCGCCAAGACCGCCATACAGACCGAAACCATAGAGGCCGCCGCCATAGAGCCCGCCAAGACCGCCATACAGACCATACAGCCCGCCGCCATAGAGGCTTCCGTAGAGCCCTCCGCCGTAGATACTGCCAAGACCGCCATACAGCCCGCCAAGCCCGTAGAAGCTTCCGCCATAGAGCCCGCCGCCGTAAAGGCCGCCATAAGCACCACCATATAACCCAATACCACCATATAAACCGCTTAAACCGCCATAATAGACGCTGCCCAAAGAGGTTCCGCTGCCCGCGTAGCTGCCGATGCCATAGAGACCACCATAATAAGCTTGAGCAGTTTTCTGAGGAAGAATCAGAGCCAACCCGACCAGGAACGAGGAAACAACCATCAAGAGCCGAGAATGAGAAGGAGAACCTGAAATCCGCATATTCATCACCGTACCAATCTGAACCTTTATGGAAAAAGCTGTTTTTACCTATTGCCAGGAGAGCGATATCTCATCCTGCCTGTTTAAATTCCAGAACTCATCGTCTTACCAGAACGCATACCGGTTTCCCCGGAACTGCACGCTCGACGGCCAGATCCATAGGGAATTATCCGCTAAAT from bacterium encodes:
- a CDS encoding HEAT repeat domain-containing protein, with amino-acid sequence MKRLITVLTSLVVMIIITSIPGSVAKVTEGAKLETGILHTIPCLREKSLPAREIVPASEKIISHPVNAVEPLIADLKDQDPQVREDAAEALGKIKNVRAVEPLIAALKDESPKVRENAAEALGRIRDAGAVNSLIVALQDEDRNVREEAAEALGRIGKAGAAVEPLIAALRDEDQEVREEAAEALGKIKDLRAVEPLIAALKDEEPEVKENAARALRKITGEDFGQDPANWEKWLEQEKKSPL